The DNA window GGCATGACGGAGTACACCGTCTTCCGCTACCGGCAGGCCGGACACCAGCTCCTGACGCGCCGCCAGCTCCGGGCCATCGGACGCCGCCCCGGCGGCCAGGAGCCGGTCGCCGAGATCCGCTGGCGCCGTGGACGCCGGATCGCGTACCTCTACGACCCCGCCCTCGCGCTGCCCGTACGCCCGATGACCCCCGCCAAGGCCCGCGCCCTAGACGCCGCGATGCGCGCCCGCCGCACCTGCCCCGAGTGCCATATCGACCGCGGCTACTGCATCCCGACCTCGCTCGGCACCTGCTCGCCCTGCGCCGCCTGACCAGACCGAGAGGCTGACATGACCGAGACCGAGACCTTCGAAACCATCCGCTACACCGCCGACGTCGTGGCCATCACCCCCGACGGCAACGTGCTCCTGATCGAGCGAGACTGGCCGCCCCACCAGGGTGAATGGGCACTCCCCGGCGGCCACGTGGACGTCGGCGAGAAGTCCCTCGACGCGGCAGTCCGCGAGCTGTTCGAGGAGACCGGAGTCAGCGTCGACGGCAGGCAGTTGCGCCAGATCGGCGCCTACGACCGGGCCGACCGCGACCCGCGCGGCAGGTACGTCACCGTCGCCTACCTCGCCGTCGTCCCCGCCGGCACCCCGATCGTCGCCGGGGACGACGCCCGCACCGCGAGCTGGTGGCCCCTCAACGCCCTGCCACCGATGGCGTTCGACCACGCCGACATCCTCG is part of the Streptomyces sp. S4.7 genome and encodes:
- a CDS encoding RRQRL motif-containing zinc-binding protein yields the protein MTEYTVFRYRQAGHQLLTRRQLRAIGRRPGGQEPVAEIRWRRGRRIAYLYDPALALPVRPMTPAKARALDAAMRARRTCPECHIDRGYCIPTSLGTCSPCAA
- a CDS encoding NUDIX hydrolase, translated to MTETETFETIRYTADVVAITPDGNVLLIERDWPPHQGEWALPGGHVDVGEKSLDAAVRELFEETGVSVDGRQLRQIGAYDRADRDPRGRYVTVAYLAVVPAGTPIVAGDDARTASWWPLNALPPMAFDHADILADALPMAWWD